A part of Populus alba chromosome 8, ASM523922v2, whole genome shotgun sequence genomic DNA contains:
- the LOC118060299 gene encoding uncharacterized protein isoform X1, which translates to MHAVKGGWVGQTFALAKCNDSGGKKSRIRRSKEERKGMVESFIKTYQNLNNGNFPSLNLTHKEVGGSFYTVREIVREIIQENRVLSPGKLSPEEQHNNQFVEQYPLGTISTEPQTSLSTSPNGSPVPDQHDEGSSEEHLMSELQVEPEQQGFDNGKIFNGSHVIVKNEDADKPEVVEVQETEPLEIEKRMEEAAASDSKVTQMADVMVGTFPLPPVTKQAGNLNGNCSNVREINGTREEKNVEKVLLEPEHDPGNGISLPDRITSLNDSSLADDKEVEKSAVQLLEQSSDLVREQAVENFADLAMASLHASVTKESILQDAEADMDVKLKSPHDDKTIAETKVASAQNAMQTKSLDGNYIETKDKVAVLHGRASQKGSSPTLNRINLESWGAASKNQTEPETNPLWTIFKSFFAAFVKFWSE; encoded by the exons ATGCATGCTGTAAAGGGTGGCTGGGTTGGCCAAACATTTGCTTTAGCTAAGTGCAATGATTCTGGAGGAAAGAAGTCTCGGATTCGGAGGTCCAAGGAGGAGAGGAAGGGAATGGTGGAGTCCTTTATAAAGAC GTACCAGAATTTAAACAATGGGAATTTTCCATCTCTTAATCTCACACACAAGGAAGTTGGTGGGTCGTTTTATACTGTACGGGAGATTGTTCGGGAGATAATCCAAGAAAATAGAGTTCTGAGTCCTGGTAAGTTGTCACCAGAAGAGCAGCATAATAATCAGTTTGTGGAGCAGTACCCATTGGGTACAATTTCCACAGAACCTCAAACTTCTCTATCAACATCTCCAAATGGAAGTCCTGTACCAGATCAGCATGATGAGGGCTCAAGTGAAGAACATTTAATGTCTGAGCTACAGGTTGAACCTGAACAGCAGGGATTCGATAATGGGAAAATCTTTAATGGGAGTCATGTAATTGTTAAGAATGAAGATGCCGATAAACCAGAAGTTGTAGAGGTTCAAGAAACTGAACCTCtggaaatagagaaaagaatgGAAGAAGCGGCAGCATCTGATTCTAAAGTAACTCAAATGGCAGATGTAATGGTAGGGACATTTCCATTGCCGCCTGTTACCAAGCAAGCTGGAAACTTGAATGGAAATTGCAGTAATGTTAGGGAGATAAATGGGACTCGTGAAGAGAAAAATGTTGAAAAGGTGCTCTTAGAACCAGAACATGACCCAGGAAATGGCATTTCTTTGCCAGACAGAATAACTTCCTTGAATGATAGCAGTTTGGCAGATGATAAAGAAGTGGAAAAGTCAGCAGTTCAATTGTTGGAACAAAGCTCTGATTTGGTACGAGAACAAGCAGTGGAAAACTTTGCAGATCTGGCAATGGCAAGTTTGCATGCATCTGTCACCAAAGAAAGCATTTTGCAGGATGCTGAGGCTGACATGGATGTGAAGTTGAAGTCACCACATGATGACAAGACAATAGCTGAAACTAAG gTTGCCAGTGCTCAAAATGCCATGCAAACCAAATCTTTGGATGGCAATTACATTGAGACAAAAGATAAAGTTGCAGTTCTACATGGTCGTGCCTCTCAGAAAGGAAGCAGTCCAACACTAAACAGAATTAATCT TGAATCGTGGGGAGCGGCATCCAAGAATCAAACAGAACCAGAAACTAACCCGCTTTGGACCATTTTTAAATCGTTCTTTGCTGCCTTTGTGAAATTTTGGTCAGAATAA
- the LOC118060299 gene encoding uncharacterized protein isoform X2 — protein sequence MKLLGEVDLGIHSFGRPAFRYQNLNNGNFPSLNLTHKEVGGSFYTVREIVREIIQENRVLSPGKLSPEEQHNNQFVEQYPLGTISTEPQTSLSTSPNGSPVPDQHDEGSSEEHLMSELQVEPEQQGFDNGKIFNGSHVIVKNEDADKPEVVEVQETEPLEIEKRMEEAAASDSKVTQMADVMVGTFPLPPVTKQAGNLNGNCSNVREINGTREEKNVEKVLLEPEHDPGNGISLPDRITSLNDSSLADDKEVEKSAVQLLEQSSDLVREQAVENFADLAMASLHASVTKESILQDAEADMDVKLKSPHDDKTIAETKVASAQNAMQTKSLDGNYIETKDKVAVLHGRASQKGSSPTLNRINLESWGAASKNQTEPETNPLWTIFKSFFAAFVKFWSE from the exons ATGAAGC TTCTTGGAGAAGTAGACTTGGGCATCCATTCATTTGGAAGACCTGCTTTCAGGTACCAGAATTTAAACAATGGGAATTTTCCATCTCTTAATCTCACACACAAGGAAGTTGGTGGGTCGTTTTATACTGTACGGGAGATTGTTCGGGAGATAATCCAAGAAAATAGAGTTCTGAGTCCTGGTAAGTTGTCACCAGAAGAGCAGCATAATAATCAGTTTGTGGAGCAGTACCCATTGGGTACAATTTCCACAGAACCTCAAACTTCTCTATCAACATCTCCAAATGGAAGTCCTGTACCAGATCAGCATGATGAGGGCTCAAGTGAAGAACATTTAATGTCTGAGCTACAGGTTGAACCTGAACAGCAGGGATTCGATAATGGGAAAATCTTTAATGGGAGTCATGTAATTGTTAAGAATGAAGATGCCGATAAACCAGAAGTTGTAGAGGTTCAAGAAACTGAACCTCtggaaatagagaaaagaatgGAAGAAGCGGCAGCATCTGATTCTAAAGTAACTCAAATGGCAGATGTAATGGTAGGGACATTTCCATTGCCGCCTGTTACCAAGCAAGCTGGAAACTTGAATGGAAATTGCAGTAATGTTAGGGAGATAAATGGGACTCGTGAAGAGAAAAATGTTGAAAAGGTGCTCTTAGAACCAGAACATGACCCAGGAAATGGCATTTCTTTGCCAGACAGAATAACTTCCTTGAATGATAGCAGTTTGGCAGATGATAAAGAAGTGGAAAAGTCAGCAGTTCAATTGTTGGAACAAAGCTCTGATTTGGTACGAGAACAAGCAGTGGAAAACTTTGCAGATCTGGCAATGGCAAGTTTGCATGCATCTGTCACCAAAGAAAGCATTTTGCAGGATGCTGAGGCTGACATGGATGTGAAGTTGAAGTCACCACATGATGACAAGACAATAGCTGAAACTAAG gTTGCCAGTGCTCAAAATGCCATGCAAACCAAATCTTTGGATGGCAATTACATTGAGACAAAAGATAAAGTTGCAGTTCTACATGGTCGTGCCTCTCAGAAAGGAAGCAGTCCAACACTAAACAGAATTAATCT TGAATCGTGGGGAGCGGCATCCAAGAATCAAACAGAACCAGAAACTAACCCGCTTTGGACCATTTTTAAATCGTTCTTTGCTGCCTTTGTGAAATTTTGGTCAGAATAA
- the LOC118060299 gene encoding uncharacterized protein isoform X3: MTWYQNLNNGNFPSLNLTHKEVGGSFYTVREIVREIIQENRVLSPGKLSPEEQHNNQFVEQYPLGTISTEPQTSLSTSPNGSPVPDQHDEGSSEEHLMSELQVEPEQQGFDNGKIFNGSHVIVKNEDADKPEVVEVQETEPLEIEKRMEEAAASDSKVTQMADVMVGTFPLPPVTKQAGNLNGNCSNVREINGTREEKNVEKVLLEPEHDPGNGISLPDRITSLNDSSLADDKEVEKSAVQLLEQSSDLVREQAVENFADLAMASLHASVTKESILQDAEADMDVKLKSPHDDKTIAETKVASAQNAMQTKSLDGNYIETKDKVAVLHGRASQKGSSPTLNRINLESWGAASKNQTEPETNPLWTIFKSFFAAFVKFWSE; this comes from the exons ATGACATG GTACCAGAATTTAAACAATGGGAATTTTCCATCTCTTAATCTCACACACAAGGAAGTTGGTGGGTCGTTTTATACTGTACGGGAGATTGTTCGGGAGATAATCCAAGAAAATAGAGTTCTGAGTCCTGGTAAGTTGTCACCAGAAGAGCAGCATAATAATCAGTTTGTGGAGCAGTACCCATTGGGTACAATTTCCACAGAACCTCAAACTTCTCTATCAACATCTCCAAATGGAAGTCCTGTACCAGATCAGCATGATGAGGGCTCAAGTGAAGAACATTTAATGTCTGAGCTACAGGTTGAACCTGAACAGCAGGGATTCGATAATGGGAAAATCTTTAATGGGAGTCATGTAATTGTTAAGAATGAAGATGCCGATAAACCAGAAGTTGTAGAGGTTCAAGAAACTGAACCTCtggaaatagagaaaagaatgGAAGAAGCGGCAGCATCTGATTCTAAAGTAACTCAAATGGCAGATGTAATGGTAGGGACATTTCCATTGCCGCCTGTTACCAAGCAAGCTGGAAACTTGAATGGAAATTGCAGTAATGTTAGGGAGATAAATGGGACTCGTGAAGAGAAAAATGTTGAAAAGGTGCTCTTAGAACCAGAACATGACCCAGGAAATGGCATTTCTTTGCCAGACAGAATAACTTCCTTGAATGATAGCAGTTTGGCAGATGATAAAGAAGTGGAAAAGTCAGCAGTTCAATTGTTGGAACAAAGCTCTGATTTGGTACGAGAACAAGCAGTGGAAAACTTTGCAGATCTGGCAATGGCAAGTTTGCATGCATCTGTCACCAAAGAAAGCATTTTGCAGGATGCTGAGGCTGACATGGATGTGAAGTTGAAGTCACCACATGATGACAAGACAATAGCTGAAACTAAG gTTGCCAGTGCTCAAAATGCCATGCAAACCAAATCTTTGGATGGCAATTACATTGAGACAAAAGATAAAGTTGCAGTTCTACATGGTCGTGCCTCTCAGAAAGGAAGCAGTCCAACACTAAACAGAATTAATCT TGAATCGTGGGGAGCGGCATCCAAGAATCAAACAGAACCAGAAACTAACCCGCTTTGGACCATTTTTAAATCGTTCTTTGCTGCCTTTGTGAAATTTTGGTCAGAATAA